A genomic segment from Lignipirellula cremea encodes:
- a CDS encoding CPBP family intramembrane glutamic endopeptidase, with protein MDTEPPPESPERFVRTAILFEGGLGLIAVIVGWLVGYPPWAPISPEGPAPLAALPAIGWGLAATLPMLAGLVLIDYLPWEPLRHLRQTVEASVLPHFRRLGLAGMLLISLAAGIGEELLFRGVLQAALTAHTDIWWRQAVSLLLASLAFGACHWMTNAYAVIATLIGAYLGWLWLATGNLLAPIACHAAYDFIAMLYLVRGGGQEYSAGQPSTESGAASQSNSDAAKNSADFNDGDKSAGSDDASPSADKK; from the coding sequence ATGGATACCGAGCCGCCTCCTGAGTCGCCAGAGCGTTTTGTTCGTACGGCGATCCTGTTCGAAGGGGGGCTGGGACTGATCGCGGTGATTGTCGGCTGGCTGGTGGGGTATCCGCCCTGGGCGCCGATTTCACCGGAGGGCCCGGCGCCGCTGGCCGCGTTGCCGGCGATTGGCTGGGGGCTGGCGGCCACGTTGCCGATGCTGGCGGGGCTGGTGCTGATTGATTATCTGCCGTGGGAGCCGCTGCGCCATTTGCGGCAAACGGTCGAAGCCAGCGTGCTGCCCCACTTCCGCCGACTGGGCCTGGCCGGAATGCTGCTGATTTCCCTGGCGGCCGGGATTGGCGAAGAGCTGCTGTTCCGCGGCGTACTCCAGGCGGCGCTCACGGCGCATACGGATATCTGGTGGCGGCAGGCGGTGTCGTTGTTGCTGGCTTCCCTGGCGTTCGGAGCGTGCCACTGGATGACGAACGCCTATGCGGTGATCGCCACGTTGATCGGGGCCTACCTGGGCTGGCTGTGGCTGGCGACGGGGAATCTGCTGGCTCCGATCGCCTGTCATGCGGCGTACGACTTTATCGCCATGCTTTATCTGGTCCGCGGCGGCGGGCAGGAGTATTCGGCCGGGCAGCCCTCGACGGAAAGTGGAGCTGCGTCACAGTCGAATTCTGACGCTGCGAAAAATTCTGCGGATTTTAACGATGGAGACAAGTCTGCGGGTTCTGACGATGCGAGCCCGTCTGCGGACAAGAAATGA
- a CDS encoding N-acyl-D-amino-acid deacylase family protein — protein MHFETLLRDVWVIDGGGGPRYRADIGLQGDRIAAIGDLSEAVGQEEIQGGGRVVCPGLIDPHNHSEGWLLRWGHLPFKTRQGFTTEVLMSDGISYAPVTPATAPHWMHYLRPLNGLLPGDYRGWRSVDDYLQQFNLRENRIAQNVIAQVPYANVRTAVKGWSGAAPTGDEMREIQAMISRAMEQGAVGLSTGLDYVAECFASTEELIAACQALRPFNGLYVTHIRYRLGTAAGIDEAVEIAQRAGVRLHISHLKAETPDLVEPVLQAIERARETVDFSFDCYPYAWASTMLSMMLPYEVWENGPLAAGDHLASPAVQQALRARFDQPRFSPENIYIAWLASETNAGHIGSTLAQYAGAVDLPVEQAACRLLAEESFAVSLVFPRGSDAVVDPFLQHPCSMLGSDGIYAQGGRIHPRCFGSAPRFLGPLVRDRKLFSLEQAVRKATSIPAQRFGLAGRGRLQTGAFADLVLFDPETIADRATYTEPYAEPVGIDRVWVNGRAIVIDGQPASLPREELPGRVLRAGQID, from the coding sequence ATGCATTTTGAAACGCTGCTGCGCGACGTATGGGTGATCGATGGCGGCGGCGGGCCGCGGTACCGGGCCGATATTGGACTGCAGGGCGATCGGATCGCGGCGATTGGCGATCTGTCGGAGGCGGTGGGGCAGGAGGAAATCCAGGGCGGCGGCCGGGTCGTCTGTCCGGGACTGATCGATCCGCATAACCATAGCGAAGGCTGGCTGCTCCGCTGGGGGCATTTGCCGTTCAAAACGCGGCAGGGCTTTACGACCGAAGTGCTGATGTCGGACGGCATCTCTTATGCGCCCGTCACGCCGGCGACCGCTCCCCACTGGATGCACTATTTGCGGCCGCTCAATGGCCTGCTGCCGGGCGACTACCGCGGCTGGCGTTCCGTCGACGATTATTTGCAGCAGTTCAACCTGCGGGAGAATCGCATCGCGCAGAACGTGATCGCCCAGGTTCCGTACGCGAATGTTCGTACGGCCGTCAAAGGCTGGAGCGGCGCCGCCCCGACCGGAGACGAAATGCGGGAGATCCAGGCGATGATTTCCCGGGCGATGGAACAGGGAGCGGTCGGCCTGTCGACGGGGCTCGACTATGTGGCCGAGTGCTTCGCTTCGACCGAGGAACTGATCGCCGCCTGCCAGGCGTTGCGGCCTTTCAATGGGTTGTATGTCACGCATATCCGCTACCGTCTGGGTACGGCGGCCGGGATTGATGAGGCGGTCGAGATCGCCCAGCGGGCGGGCGTGCGATTGCATATTTCGCATTTGAAAGCGGAAACGCCCGACCTGGTCGAGCCGGTGCTCCAGGCGATTGAACGCGCCCGGGAGACGGTCGACTTTAGTTTTGATTGCTATCCGTACGCCTGGGCGTCGACCATGCTGAGCATGATGTTGCCGTACGAGGTCTGGGAGAACGGCCCGCTCGCGGCCGGCGATCACCTGGCTTCGCCGGCGGTGCAGCAGGCGCTGCGTGCGCGGTTTGATCAGCCGCGTTTTTCACCGGAAAATATTTACATTGCCTGGCTGGCGAGTGAAACGAACGCCGGTCACATCGGCTCCACGCTGGCCCAATACGCCGGAGCGGTCGATTTACCGGTCGAACAGGCGGCCTGCAGGCTGCTGGCGGAAGAGAGTTTCGCCGTCTCACTGGTCTTCCCGCGGGGCAGCGATGCGGTGGTGGATCCGTTTCTGCAGCATCCCTGTTCGATGCTGGGCAGCGATGGGATCTACGCCCAAGGGGGAAGGATTCATCCCCGGTGTTTCGGCTCGGCCCCGCGATTCCTGGGGCCGCTGGTCCGCGACCGAAAGCTCTTCTCGCTGGAACAGGCGGTGCGGAAGGCCACTTCGATTCCCGCCCAGCGGTTCGGTCTGGCGGGACGCGGCCGGCTGCAGACGGGCGCCTTTGCGGATCTGGTTTTGTTTGACCCGGAAACGATCGCCGATCGGGCGACGTATACCGAGCCCTACGCGGAACCGGTCGGCATCGATCGGGTCTGGGTCAATGGGCGGGCGATTGTGATCGACGGCCAGCCGGCGTCGCTGCCGCGGGAAGAACTGCCAGGCCGGGTCTTGCGCGCGGGTCAGATCGATTAA